One Myxococcales bacterium genomic region harbors:
- a CDS encoding J domain-containing protein has translation MSDLFVPVVSITATKRRRFLWAAWWTGPPTRVPFRKPDASSGGARTREEALSEASALAGARLVEIEGTWARAYARTLRGEAPFPATSRTEAVVTKPDEPTTPRSVWDILGITPAATADEIKRAYRTKALETHPDRGGSDAAFREVRRAYESALERRGKADKKPKRRHGS, from the coding sequence ATGAGCGATCTCTTCGTCCCCGTGGTGTCGATCACGGCGACGAAGCGGCGCAGGTTCCTGTGGGCGGCTTGGTGGACCGGGCCGCCCACGCGCGTTCCATTCCGAAAGCCCGATGCTTCGAGCGGAGGCGCGAGGACGCGCGAAGAGGCCTTGTCCGAGGCCTCGGCGCTCGCGGGCGCGCGCCTCGTCGAGATCGAGGGCACGTGGGCCCGCGCGTACGCCCGCACGCTGCGCGGCGAGGCGCCGTTTCCCGCGACGTCTCGCACCGAGGCCGTGGTCACGAAGCCCGACGAGCCCACGACCCCGCGTTCGGTGTGGGACATCCTCGGGATCACGCCCGCGGCCACGGCCGACGAGATCAAGCGCGCGTACCGCACGAAGGCTCTCGAGACGCACCCCGATCGAGGCGGTTCGGACGCCGCGTTCCGCGAGGTGCGGCGAGCCTACGAGTCGGCGCTCGAGCGGCGCGGCAAGGCCGACAAGAAGCCCAAGCGTCGCCACGGATCGTGA
- a CDS encoding DUF2256 and DUF3253 domain-containing protein, which translates to MGSVRRATRRKVWVARRKTHRGTWPRRCQPSARAASNGEVPETVEKICATCGRPFAWRKRWERVWGDVRHCSEGCRRGKTSSAGERFEQAIVALLASRGEQASICPSEAARALSGQKFRSVMDPVRAAAFRLAGRGVVRLTQGETELRLDVVPRGPFRVRRGPTFAR; encoded by the coding sequence ATGGGGAGCGTTCGACGTGCGACCCGCCGAAAGGTGTGGGTCGCCCGACGAAAAACTCATCGTGGCACATGGCCGCGGCGGTGCCAGCCGAGCGCTCGTGCGGCATCCAACGGCGAGGTGCCCGAAACCGTCGAGAAAATCTGCGCTACGTGCGGTCGCCCTTTCGCGTGGAGAAAACGCTGGGAGCGAGTGTGGGGCGATGTGCGCCATTGCTCCGAGGGGTGCCGCCGAGGGAAGACCTCGAGCGCCGGGGAGCGCTTCGAGCAGGCGATCGTGGCGCTGCTCGCGTCGCGAGGGGAACAGGCGTCCATCTGCCCTTCCGAGGCGGCGCGAGCGCTCTCGGGGCAGAAATTCAGGAGCGTGATGGATCCCGTTCGCGCGGCGGCGTTTCGGCTCGCAGGCCGCGGCGTCGTGCGGCTCACGCAAGGGGAGACCGAGCTTCGCCTCGACGTCGTGCCACGTGGGCCGTTTCGCGTCAGGCGCGGTCCGACGTTCGCGAGGTAG
- a CDS encoding serine/threonine protein kinase — translation MQAPPRPSTDPLAHLRAREGTTLLGKWRIDSLLGVGGSAAVYSATHRAGRRVAIKIAHPGPLMNPSELERFRREPYLANRVGHPAVVKVFDDGTTEDGLPFFVMELLEGEPLGAGVQRGEPRTVGEVVTIVSTFLSVLEAAHAQGIVHRDLKPSNFFLCSNGDLKLLDFGIARTRDLDELTQSGMMLGTPAFMSPEQALARRDLVGPQTDIFAMGASAFVLLKAGPLREGNELALAAIEPLPSAEDMGLRGPREIFRVFERAVSFHVDARYPTAAEMRADLEHAVRATSPDELARTAYDPSRPPSASNVPTLREARSFADIPPHGAASPPTQAFVLERRVPDGQPASSPHGPASGVYERPKGRDTSFSVARWAALVLVFVVAALGVRWVVLHRHLTKP, via the coding sequence ATGCAAGCTCCACCTCGGCCGTCGACCGATCCGCTCGCGCACCTCCGCGCGCGGGAGGGTACGACCCTGCTCGGAAAGTGGCGCATCGACTCCCTGCTCGGGGTGGGAGGGAGCGCGGCCGTGTACTCGGCCACGCACCGCGCGGGTCGCCGCGTGGCGATCAAGATCGCGCACCCCGGGCCGCTCATGAATCCGAGCGAGCTCGAGCGCTTCCGGCGGGAGCCCTACCTGGCGAACCGGGTCGGCCACCCGGCCGTGGTGAAGGTCTTCGACGACGGCACCACCGAGGACGGCCTCCCGTTCTTCGTCATGGAGCTCCTCGAAGGGGAGCCGCTCGGCGCCGGCGTGCAGCGCGGCGAGCCCCGCACCGTGGGCGAGGTGGTCACGATCGTCTCGACGTTCCTGTCGGTGCTCGAAGCGGCCCACGCGCAAGGGATCGTGCACCGCGATCTGAAGCCCTCGAATTTCTTCCTCTGTTCGAACGGCGACCTCAAGCTGCTCGATTTCGGCATCGCGCGCACCCGCGATCTCGACGAGCTCACGCAGTCGGGGATGATGCTCGGCACTCCGGCGTTCATGTCACCCGAGCAGGCGCTCGCGCGCCGCGACCTCGTCGGACCTCAGACCGACATCTTCGCGATGGGCGCGTCGGCGTTCGTGCTGCTCAAGGCGGGCCCGCTCCGCGAAGGAAACGAGCTCGCTCTCGCCGCCATCGAGCCGCTCCCGAGCGCGGAGGACATGGGGCTCCGCGGGCCGCGAGAGATCTTCCGCGTCTTCGAGCGCGCCGTGTCGTTCCACGTCGACGCTCGTTATCCCACCGCCGCCGAGATGCGTGCCGACCTCGAGCACGCCGTTCGAGCGACGAGCCCCGACGAGCTCGCGAGGACGGCCTACGACCCATCCCGCCCCCCGAGCGCGTCGAACGTGCCCACGCTCCGAGAGGCCCGCTCGTTCGCCGACATCCCTCCGCACGGCGCCGCGAGCCCACCCACACAGGCGTTCGTGCTCGAGCGAAGGGTGCCGGACGGGCAGCCGGCGTCGTCCCCTCACGGTCCCGCTTCGGGGGTGTACGAGCGCCCGAAAGGTCGCGATACCTCGTTCTCCGTGGCGAGGTGGGCGGCGCTCGTCCTCGTGTTCGTGGTGGCTGCGCTCGGCGTGCGTTGGGTGGTCCTGCATCGCCACCTTACGAAGCCGTAG
- a CDS encoding DUF4243 domain-containing protein produces MLSLDAALSRLAPFGPEYGPSLSSHVPMVLEVLDRVGRLDAAEGYLGVWTRRLRPLAPRTDPELDAYPVALERARSRVDRLGPFGALADAMPDLASGLLGAAFHGLIRVSHAARAIGRADTPERREELARALAYAEVRASASPVAYVRPSSGGAPRTFSEALARVMASPGAVSPRKGLITPDLEARLGGGDLLRAACETLEISGDPRVAEGDLRRAALSLYLGTSHDPSADFVLLHGVTAVDAVAALVPFAGPATPHLLSAMATALTALRIAYVPDVRPVAYVPEQLDVDLVRAAIASGDDHAIKLAGACVEGHAHAPDLPWGRALAKALRQ; encoded by the coding sequence ATGCTCTCGCTCGACGCTGCACTCTCCCGCCTCGCTCCGTTCGGCCCCGAATACGGGCCGAGCCTCTCTTCGCACGTGCCGATGGTGCTCGAGGTGCTCGACCGGGTGGGCCGCCTCGACGCAGCCGAAGGCTACCTTGGTGTTTGGACGCGGCGCCTTCGGCCCCTTGCGCCGCGCACGGATCCGGAGCTCGACGCGTACCCCGTCGCCCTCGAGCGCGCTCGTTCTCGGGTCGATCGACTCGGACCCTTCGGAGCGCTCGCCGATGCCATGCCCGACCTCGCTTCGGGCCTGCTCGGAGCGGCGTTCCACGGGCTCATTCGCGTCTCTCACGCCGCGCGCGCGATCGGCCGCGCCGACACCCCGGAGCGCCGAGAGGAGCTCGCGCGGGCCCTCGCGTACGCCGAGGTCCGCGCCTCTGCGTCGCCCGTGGCCTACGTGCGTCCGTCCTCGGGCGGGGCTCCTCGCACCTTCTCGGAGGCGCTCGCGCGGGTCATGGCGTCACCTGGCGCCGTCTCGCCGCGCAAGGGGCTCATCACACCCGACCTCGAGGCGCGCCTTGGGGGCGGGGACCTCCTCCGCGCCGCCTGTGAAACCCTGGAAATATCAGGGGATCCGCGCGTGGCCGAGGGCGACCTGCGTCGCGCCGCGTTGAGCCTCTATCTGGGCACCTCGCACGACCCGAGCGCCGACTTCGTGCTCCTCCATGGGGTGACCGCCGTCGATGCCGTCGCGGCGCTCGTCCCGTTCGCTGGTCCCGCCACTCCCCACCTGCTGTCGGCGATGGCCACGGCGCTCACGGCGCTCCGGATCGCCTACGTGCCCGACGTGCGCCCGGTCGCCTACGTGCCCGAGCAGCTCGACGTCGACCTCGTCCGCGCCGCGATCGCGAGCGGCGACGACCACGCGATCAAGCTCGCGGGCGCATGTGTCGAAGGCCACGCGCACGCCCCGGATTTGCCCTGGGGGCGCGCGCTCGCCAAGGCGCTTCGACAGTGA
- a CDS encoding right-handed parallel beta-helix repeat-containing protein, whose translation MRKSTLVLLPLALVTCAGGALGIACGSTSATSIDADASATATSTSPTGTTTGTGTTVTPGKNTTYVVAPSGNDANPGTAELPFATLQKAADVAGAGDTVVAKPGEYAGFNVEDKNGTAEAPIVFRGETGAKVVRPGPTAKKPPVNTASKSFDWPRWPHGITVQRASYVVIEGFEVTGMPGEEREGAKLLHRGGAGIRLEATRHVTVRKNNSHDNGRWAIFGGFCDDAIVGENTAAGSKLEHGIYLSNSGDRPIIRKNKVFGNLASGIQINADNNFDSEEYKAFAMVDGVTTGARIEENEIRDNGRGGGAAINLDGVSDSTIRGNTLTNNHATGIALFQENGATGSRNNTVTENTIDMAADARWAIQMVGCQDISGTTCTTASEPPLVSWTRPAANATGSTGNTITKNTLGNRSATSGSIRIDARSLATDGAKAFTSNDNVVVDRFGVDAQTLTLAAWRTRTGQDAASRLAP comes from the coding sequence ATGCGCAAGTCGACCCTTGTCCTTCTTCCTCTCGCCCTCGTCACCTGCGCGGGCGGTGCCCTCGGGATCGCGTGCGGCTCGACGAGCGCCACGTCGATCGACGCCGATGCAAGCGCCACCGCGACGAGCACCTCGCCCACGGGCACCACGACCGGCACCGGCACGACCGTGACACCTGGGAAGAACACGACCTACGTCGTCGCGCCGAGCGGGAACGACGCGAACCCGGGCACGGCCGAGCTGCCCTTCGCGACCCTGCAAAAAGCGGCTGACGTCGCCGGCGCGGGCGACACCGTGGTGGCGAAGCCCGGCGAGTACGCAGGGTTCAACGTCGAGGACAAGAACGGCACCGCCGAGGCGCCGATCGTGTTTCGTGGCGAGACGGGAGCCAAGGTCGTGCGCCCCGGCCCCACGGCCAAGAAGCCACCCGTCAACACGGCCTCCAAGAGCTTCGATTGGCCACGGTGGCCTCACGGCATCACGGTGCAGCGCGCGAGCTACGTCGTGATCGAGGGCTTCGAGGTGACCGGGATGCCCGGGGAAGAGCGCGAGGGAGCGAAGCTCCTCCACCGTGGAGGCGCGGGCATTCGGCTCGAGGCGACTCGCCACGTCACGGTGCGAAAGAACAACTCCCACGACAACGGGCGCTGGGCCATCTTCGGGGGCTTCTGCGACGACGCGATCGTCGGAGAGAACACGGCCGCGGGCTCGAAGCTCGAGCACGGGATCTACCTCTCGAACAGCGGCGACCGACCGATCATCCGGAAAAACAAGGTGTTCGGCAACCTCGCGTCGGGAATCCAGATCAACGCGGACAACAACTTCGACAGCGAGGAGTACAAAGCGTTCGCGATGGTCGACGGCGTCACCACCGGCGCCCGCATCGAGGAGAACGAGATCCGCGACAACGGGCGCGGCGGCGGCGCGGCGATCAACCTGGACGGCGTCTCCGACTCGACGATCCGCGGGAACACCCTCACCAACAACCACGCCACGGGCATCGCCCTCTTTCAGGAGAACGGCGCCACGGGCTCGCGGAACAACACGGTCACCGAGAACACCATCGACATGGCGGCCGACGCGCGCTGGGCCATCCAGATGGTCGGCTGCCAAGACATCTCGGGTACGACCTGCACCACGGCGAGCGAGCCGCCCCTTGTTTCGTGGACGCGCCCGGCCGCGAACGCCACGGGCAGCACGGGGAACACGATCACCAAGAACACGCTAGGAAACCGCAGCGCGACCAGCGGGAGCATCCGCATCGACGCGCGGAGCCTCGCCACCGACGGGGCCAAGGCCTTCACGAGCAACGACAACGTGGTCGTCGACCGCTTCGGCGTCGACGCGCAGACGCTCACGCTCGCCGCGTGGCGCACACGGACCGGGCAAGACGCGGCCTCCAGGCTTGCTCCGTAA
- a CDS encoding SDR family oxidoreductase: protein MIASALVTGATDGIGKQTARALISKGFRVFVHGRTLAKAEATCNDLGGGEPVFGDLSRLSEVRGLAERMLRATPTLDVLVNNAGVFVHERSTTEDGFELTMAVNHFAPFVLTHALLPALDAARAARCVHVSSVAHQRGGLDPDDLDAAKGFDGYGAYARSKLANVLFSSAMARRTKTTHNALHPGVITTKLLKSGFGMSGAGVETGQKTSVMVATDPALEGVTGKYFSDEREVTPSKLARDTELAERLYAVSCARTGVTPLPLRG from the coding sequence ATGATCGCGTCCGCACTCGTCACCGGGGCCACCGACGGCATCGGAAAGCAGACCGCCCGAGCGCTAATTTCCAAGGGGTTTCGGGTATTTGTACATGGGCGCACCCTCGCGAAGGCCGAGGCGACGTGCAACGACCTGGGCGGAGGAGAGCCCGTCTTCGGCGATCTGTCTCGCCTCTCCGAGGTGCGAGGCCTCGCCGAGCGCATGCTCCGGGCGACGCCCACGTTGGACGTGCTCGTGAACAACGCCGGTGTGTTCGTGCACGAGCGCTCGACGACGGAGGACGGCTTCGAGCTCACGATGGCGGTGAACCACTTCGCGCCCTTCGTCCTCACGCACGCGCTCCTTCCTGCCCTCGACGCGGCGCGCGCGGCCCGCTGCGTGCACGTGAGCTCGGTCGCCCATCAACGAGGCGGGCTCGATCCGGACGACCTCGACGCCGCGAAGGGCTTCGACGGGTACGGCGCCTACGCGCGGTCCAAGCTCGCGAACGTGCTGTTCTCGTCGGCCATGGCGCGGCGAACGAAGACCACGCACAACGCGCTCCACCCGGGCGTCATCACGACGAAGCTCCTCAAGAGCGGCTTCGGGATGAGCGGCGCGGGCGTCGAGACGGGCCAGAAGACCTCCGTCATGGTCGCGACCGATCCGGCGCTCGAAGGCGTCACGGGCAAGTACTTCTCGGACGAGCGCGAGGTCACGCCGTCGAAGCTCGCGCGTGACACGGAGCTCGCAGAGCGCCTCTACGCGGTCTCGTGTGCGCGCACGGGTGTCACGCCGCTGCCTCTTCGCGGGTGA
- a CDS encoding S1 RNA-binding domain-containing protein, with amino-acid sequence MSSSESPGESFAALFEQQATPKRSRGVKVGQKLDVLVVQVGKDAVFVELDGKRQGFLEADELRDESGEITVKAGDRITAHVLEANDAQGMFRLGRSFGRTSGVDGLERAKAAGVPVEGKVTAINKGGAEVEVGGVRAFCPMGQLDAKFVQDANTFIGQTLSFLVNEIKDGGKSVVLSRRALLEREAQEAFGKVQEKIVPGATLRGTVTSVRDFGAFVDLGGIEGMIPRSEIGHDRSVAVADALRPGETVEVLVREVKDAPPAEGKGRRSGPQLKITLSLKALMADPWEGLALSEGSVLDGTVVRTQPFGAFVRIAPAVEGLLHVSETAKGQELAEGTTLRVVVKKLDRGTKKIGLGVAPEGAEAGSRVEVKAAGNVVRVNALVTGVVEKHETFGLFVQIDGVTGRGGRGLVPNAETGVPRGTDLRKAFPEGTKVTAKVLETGEGKVRLSFRAAKDAEERAQYEEARAKVKAPTSLGTFGDLLMKATQGKKK; translated from the coding sequence ATGTCGTCCTCCGAATCTCCCGGCGAGTCGTTCGCAGCCCTCTTCGAGCAGCAGGCCACCCCCAAGCGCAGCCGCGGCGTGAAGGTCGGGCAAAAGCTCGATGTCCTCGTCGTTCAAGTGGGCAAAGACGCCGTGTTCGTCGAGCTCGACGGCAAGCGGCAAGGCTTCCTCGAGGCCGACGAGCTCCGGGACGAGTCCGGCGAGATCACCGTCAAGGCCGGGGACCGCATCACGGCCCACGTGCTCGAAGCGAACGACGCCCAGGGCATGTTCCGCCTCGGCCGGTCGTTCGGTCGCACGAGCGGGGTCGATGGGCTCGAGCGCGCGAAGGCCGCCGGGGTCCCCGTCGAGGGCAAGGTCACGGCCATCAACAAGGGTGGCGCCGAGGTCGAGGTCGGGGGCGTGCGCGCGTTCTGCCCGATGGGCCAGCTCGACGCGAAGTTCGTGCAAGATGCAAATACCTTCATCGGCCAGACGCTCTCGTTCCTCGTGAACGAGATCAAAGACGGCGGCAAGAGCGTCGTCCTCTCGCGGCGCGCGCTGCTCGAGCGTGAAGCGCAGGAGGCCTTCGGGAAGGTGCAGGAGAAGATCGTCCCGGGCGCCACGCTCCGCGGAACGGTCACCTCCGTGCGTGATTTCGGCGCCTTCGTGGACCTCGGCGGCATCGAGGGCATGATCCCGCGCTCCGAGATCGGGCACGACCGGTCCGTCGCGGTCGCCGATGCGCTCCGCCCCGGCGAGACCGTCGAGGTGCTCGTCCGCGAGGTGAAGGACGCGCCCCCGGCCGAAGGCAAAGGCCGTCGTTCGGGCCCTCAGCTCAAGATCACGCTCTCTCTGAAGGCGCTCATGGCCGACCCTTGGGAGGGCCTCGCGCTCTCCGAGGGCTCCGTGCTCGACGGCACCGTCGTTCGCACGCAGCCGTTCGGCGCGTTCGTGCGCATCGCGCCCGCGGTCGAAGGGCTCCTTCACGTCAGCGAGACGGCGAAGGGCCAAGAGCTCGCCGAGGGCACGACCCTGCGCGTCGTGGTCAAGAAGCTCGACCGCGGCACGAAGAAGATCGGGCTCGGCGTCGCGCCCGAGGGGGCCGAGGCCGGCAGCCGTGTCGAGGTGAAGGCGGCGGGCAACGTGGTCCGCGTGAACGCGCTCGTCACGGGCGTCGTCGAGAAGCACGAGACCTTCGGCCTCTTCGTCCAGATCGACGGCGTGACCGGTCGCGGTGGTCGTGGTCTCGTCCCGAACGCCGAGACGGGCGTCCCGCGCGGCACCGATCTCCGTAAGGCCTTCCCCGAGGGCACCAAGGTCACCGCCAAGGTGCTCGAGACGGGCGAAGGCAAGGTGCGCCTCTCGTTCCGCGCCGCGAAAGACGCGGAAGAGCGCGCGCAGTACGAAGAGGCCCGCGCCAAGGTCAAGGCGCCCACCTCCCTCGGCACCTTCGGCGACCTTCTCATGAAGGCCACCCAGGGCAAGAAGAAGTAG
- a CDS encoding serine/threonine protein kinase translates to MGLPRPETEIPQGTRLLDRYVVHDRFDGGGMASIYRAWDERLERVVCVKVLRTTMAEGSGSTGNTAVYRSTYTHFLKEALALSKLQHPHTLRIYDFGFYGDPALPLEERSPFHVSEFLSGGNLDTRVREGGPVGPAVAIDVVEKIAGALAEAHSHGILHRDIKPSNILFAEVSGTFVPKLADFGIARSAAPLGSGGDTMANLTLCSPRWAAPEQLANAGEGPSTDVYALGLVLHFMLVGAPLFDVPRIRDTFGPRLADDGWVSGLVRRAGLGPAVEPLLLRCLRTNPAERFPDAPSFANAARAALMHVPAPVSSRRATGPSSSPVSSSPALAPIEARVRFVETSERADLAFVGPKGESRVRLTFQPTNGRVNVKSLSGFVRREGARPSAALLVEEDSAFQLVAADQSVHLTASLSFGQRTAEGTVFLVDGQPVLVPSSRASQAVALFVADTREVVVVARK, encoded by the coding sequence ATGGGCCTACCTCGTCCCGAAACGGAGATTCCGCAGGGAACGCGGCTCCTCGATCGCTACGTCGTGCACGATCGCTTCGATGGCGGCGGCATGGCGTCGATCTATCGCGCATGGGACGAGCGACTCGAGCGTGTGGTCTGCGTGAAGGTCCTTCGGACGACGATGGCCGAGGGCTCGGGCTCGACGGGCAACACGGCCGTGTACCGGTCGACCTACACGCATTTCTTGAAAGAGGCGCTCGCGCTCTCGAAGCTGCAGCACCCGCACACGCTGCGCATCTACGATTTCGGCTTCTACGGGGATCCGGCGCTCCCCCTCGAGGAGCGCTCCCCGTTTCACGTGTCCGAGTTTTTGTCGGGTGGAAACCTCGACACACGCGTCCGCGAGGGCGGCCCGGTGGGCCCCGCCGTGGCGATCGACGTGGTCGAGAAGATCGCGGGCGCGCTCGCGGAGGCGCACTCGCACGGCATCCTCCACAGGGACATCAAGCCGTCGAACATCCTCTTCGCGGAGGTGTCGGGTACGTTCGTCCCCAAGCTCGCGGACTTCGGCATCGCGCGCTCGGCGGCGCCGCTCGGCAGCGGAGGGGACACCATGGCGAACCTCACGCTGTGCTCACCTCGGTGGGCCGCGCCCGAGCAGCTCGCCAACGCCGGCGAGGGCCCCTCGACCGACGTGTACGCCCTCGGTCTCGTGCTGCATTTCATGCTGGTCGGTGCCCCCCTGTTCGACGTCCCGCGCATCCGTGACACGTTCGGCCCGCGCCTCGCCGACGACGGGTGGGTCTCCGGGCTCGTGCGTCGCGCGGGGCTCGGTCCCGCGGTCGAGCCGCTGCTCCTCCGGTGCCTTCGTACGAACCCCGCGGAGCGTTTCCCCGACGCGCCTTCGTTCGCGAACGCGGCGCGGGCGGCGCTCATGCACGTCCCCGCGCCTGTCTCTTCTCGTCGCGCGACAGGCCCTTCGTCGAGCCCCGTCTCGTCGTCCCCGGCGCTCGCGCCCATCGAGGCGCGTGTCCGCTTCGTCGAGACCTCGGAGCGCGCCGATCTCGCGTTCGTCGGACCGAAGGGCGAGAGCCGCGTGAGGCTCACGTTCCAGCCCACGAACGGGCGGGTGAACGTCAAGAGCTTGTCGGGCTTCGTGCGCCGCGAAGGAGCTCGCCCGTCGGCTGCGCTCCTCGTCGAAGAGGACAGCGCGTTCCAGCTCGTGGCGGCCGATCAGTCGGTGCACCTCACGGCGAGCCTCTCGTTCGGCCAGCGAACCGCCGAAGGCACCGTGTTTCTCGTAGACGGTCAGCCCGTTCTGGTACCCTCGTCGCGGGCGTCGCAGGCCGTGGCCCTCTTCGTCGCCGACACGCGCGAAGTCGTCGTGGTGGCTCGAAAATAA